One window from the genome of Cyclobacterium amurskyense encodes:
- a CDS encoding PIG-L deacetylase family protein gives MNKIAMAIAAHPDDIEFMMAGTLVLLKNAGYEIHYMNLSSGNCGSTETDAVTTARIRLLEAQNSASILGAVFHPPICDDFEIFYEAGALRKLTGIIRKVKPSIILTHSPVDYMEDHMNACRLAVTAAFVRGVPNFKSSYPAVSNYNCAIYHALPHGLLDPLGQEVIPGIFIDTESVHTIKKEALDAHKSQKNWLEDSQKMDSYIAAMEDFSIKVGGMSECFVHAEGWRKRVHFGFSESEFDPLKELGEVYSLCKKSIGVKD, from the coding sequence ATGAATAAAATAGCCATGGCAATTGCAGCGCATCCTGATGATATTGAGTTTATGATGGCTGGTACATTGGTATTGTTAAAAAATGCAGGATATGAAATCCATTACATGAATTTGTCTTCAGGAAATTGTGGGAGCACTGAAACTGATGCTGTGACTACGGCCAGGATAAGATTGCTTGAGGCGCAAAACTCTGCTAGTATATTGGGTGCAGTTTTTCACCCGCCCATTTGTGATGATTTTGAAATTTTCTATGAGGCTGGAGCACTAAGGAAATTGACGGGAATTATTCGAAAAGTAAAGCCAAGTATTATCCTTACGCATTCTCCAGTGGATTATATGGAAGATCATATGAATGCCTGCCGTTTGGCAGTAACAGCAGCATTCGTAAGAGGGGTTCCCAATTTTAAATCTTCCTATCCTGCCGTTTCCAATTACAACTGTGCCATATATCATGCGCTTCCGCATGGGCTGCTAGATCCTCTAGGGCAAGAAGTAATCCCAGGGATATTTATTGACACCGAATCAGTACATACTATCAAAAAGGAAGCATTAGATGCCCATAAAAGTCAAAAAAACTGGTTGGAAGACAGTCAGAAAATGGACTCGTACATTGCGGCCATGGAAGATTTCTCGATAAAGGTTGGGGGAATGTCGGAATGTTTTGTACATGCAGAAGGGTGGAGGAAAAGGGTTCACTTTGGATTTTCAGAGTCCGAATTTGATCCTCTTAAGGAGTTAGGAGAAGTGTATTCCTTATGCAAAAAAAGCATTGGGGTAAAAGATTAA